In Melitaea cinxia chromosome Z, ilMelCinx1.1, whole genome shotgun sequence, a single window of DNA contains:
- the LOC123668756 gene encoding uncharacterized protein LOC123668756 gives MLVALNIVLNLQTGGDNTFILQDEDTDSVSSILGVTCTDQSAEFDGDGVTKTVAVEVPLKPALQILEMPPQKLAQAIDITSRSGDDGLRDSNKGSDCPTKHLNPSNKMSHQGKKLSEEVQMAQREKDIEMRSFIHEKAQKVKLENKILELQILKSEYELTNMQNEKIKSDEIKAKKTNYELKKLKLDNEKTDNEIRYLQLKNIKLGLEIEDLKQKMANNKWNISEVYKF, from the exons ATGTTGGTTGCCCtaaacattgttttaaatttacagaCGGGAGGGGATAATACCTTCATTCTACAAGATGAAGATACAGATAGTGTATCATCAATTTTAGGTGTTACATGTACTGATCAGAGTGCTGAGTTTGATGGTGATGGGGTGACCAAAACAGTTGCTGTCGAAGTTCCTCTTAAGCCAGCTCTTCAAATACTTGAGATGCCACCCCAAAAACTAGCTCAAGCTATTGATATTACCAGTAGATCTGGCGATGATGGGTTAAGAGATAGCAATAAAGGATCTGATTGCCCAACGAAGCATTTGAACCCATCTAATAAAATGT CTCATCAAGGAAAGAAACTCTCGGAAGAAGTGCAGATGGCTCAGAGGGAAAAGGATATAGAAATGAGATCCTTTATCCATGAGAAGGctcaaaaagtaaaattagaaaataagatATTAGAACTGCAAATTTTAAAATCGGAATATGAATTAACAAATatgcaaaatgaaaaaataaaaagtgatgAAATAAAGgctaaaaaaacaaactatgaattaaaaaaattaaaattagataacGAAAAAACTGACAATGAAATTAGATATTTACAattgaaaaacataaaattaggGTTGGAAATTgaagatttaaaacaaaaaatggctAATAATAAATGGAATATATCAGaagtatacaaattttaa